One Ctenopharyngodon idella isolate HZGC_01 chromosome 9, HZGC01, whole genome shotgun sequence DNA window includes the following coding sequences:
- the slc35a5 gene encoding probable UDP-sugar transporter protein SLC35A5 isoform X1, with amino-acid sequence MAPSSSSSSCRCCGPCSRLCSRSSAYTLALGLGFVTLGTSRILLLKFSANEENKYDFLPASVNLMAEAIKLVFCLVMSVRVVIREGRSYKDLGCSSGASFLSYLKWSVPAFLYFLDNLIIFYVMTYLQPAMAVMFSNIVIFTTAILFRVVLKRRLSWVQWASLVILFLSIVSLTTGSGDQHAIAIHGLHPAHISTPSNSCLKYAHPELKHQNHNETYWARELWDSQLIHKLNSFGLGYVLLLLQCFISALANIYNEKILKEGEQLVESIFIQNSKLYVFGLIFNSLTLLLHSDYRDLTLHCGLFYGHNIFSITLVFVTAALGLSVAFILKFRDNMFHVLTGQITTVIITALSLFLFDFRPSMDFFLQAPIVLLAIFIYHSSKLKDPEYTLQQERLRVINGEVFERSRGDGEELERLTKDNTESESEEESF; translated from the exons ATGGCCccgtcctcctcctcttcttcatgCCGCTGCTGCGGTCCCTGTTCGCGGCTGTGCTCAAGATCTTCAGCCTACACTTTGGCTCTGGGTCTGGGTTTTGTCACCTTGGGAACCAGTCGTATACTATTACTAAAATTCTCAGCCAATGAAG AAAacaaatatgactttcttcctgCATCTGTAAATTTAATGGCAGAGGCTATCAAACTAGTATTTTGTTTAGTGATGTCAGTACGGGTGGTCATTCGAG AGGGCCGCTCTTATAAAGATTTGGGATGTTCATCCGGTGCCTCTTTTCTTAGCTACCTGAAGTGGTCTGTTCCTGCATTCCTCTACTTCCTTGACAACCTTATAATCTTCTATGTGATGACCTATCTGCAACCT GCTATGGCAGTAATGTTTTCCaacattgttatttttacaACAGCCATTCTCTTTCGAGTTGTTCTGAA GAGGCGCTTGTCTTGGGTGCAGTGGGCATCTTTGGTCATTTTGTTTCTGTCCATTGTGTCGTTGACCACTGGCAGTGGTGACCAGCATGCCATCGCCATACATGGCCTCCACCCAGCCCACATTTCCACCCCTTCCAACAGCTGTCTAAAATACGCCCATCCTGAGCTAAAGCATCAAAACCATAATGAAACGTACTGGGCACGTGAGCTGTGGGACAGTCAGCTCATCCACAAGCTGAACAGCTTCGGCCTGGGTTACGTCCTACTGCTGCTGCAGTGCTTCATCTCTGCACTGGCCAACATCTACAATGAGAAGATCCTCAAAGAGGGGGAGCAGCTAGTGGAGAGCATCTTCATCCAGAACAGCAAGCTGTATGTGTTCGGTTTGATCTTCAACAGCCTCACGCTGCTCCTGCACTCTGACTACCGTGACCTGACGCTGCACTGTGGCCTCTTCTACGGCCACAACATCTTCTCCATCACCCTGGTCTTCGTCACAGCCGCTCTAGGCCTGTCGGTGGCTTTCATTCTCAAGTTCCGCGATAACATGTTCCACGTTCTGACGGGCCAGATCACTACAGTCATCATCACtgcgctctctctcttcctATTTGACTTCCGCCCATCGATGGATTTCTTCCTGCAGGCGCCTATAGTACTATTAGCCATCTTTATCTATCACAGCAGCAAACTGAAAGATCCAGAGTACACTCTGCAGCAGGAGAGGCTCAGGGTCATCAATGGCGAGGTGTTTGAGAGGTCAAGAGGG
- the slc35a5 gene encoding probable UDP-sugar transporter protein SLC35A5 isoform X2, protein MNRKFKRTAMAVMFSNIVIFTTAILFRVVLKRRLSWVQWASLVILFLSIVSLTTGSGDQHAIAIHGLHPAHISTPSNSCLKYAHPELKHQNHNETYWARELWDSQLIHKLNSFGLGYVLLLLQCFISALANIYNEKILKEGEQLVESIFIQNSKLYVFGLIFNSLTLLLHSDYRDLTLHCGLFYGHNIFSITLVFVTAALGLSVAFILKFRDNMFHVLTGQITTVIITALSLFLFDFRPSMDFFLQAPIVLLAIFIYHSSKLKDPEYTLQQERLRVINGEVFERSRGDGEELERLTKDNTESESEEESF, encoded by the exons atgaatagaaagttcaaaagaact GCTATGGCAGTAATGTTTTCCaacattgttatttttacaACAGCCATTCTCTTTCGAGTTGTTCTGAA GAGGCGCTTGTCTTGGGTGCAGTGGGCATCTTTGGTCATTTTGTTTCTGTCCATTGTGTCGTTGACCACTGGCAGTGGTGACCAGCATGCCATCGCCATACATGGCCTCCACCCAGCCCACATTTCCACCCCTTCCAACAGCTGTCTAAAATACGCCCATCCTGAGCTAAAGCATCAAAACCATAATGAAACGTACTGGGCACGTGAGCTGTGGGACAGTCAGCTCATCCACAAGCTGAACAGCTTCGGCCTGGGTTACGTCCTACTGCTGCTGCAGTGCTTCATCTCTGCACTGGCCAACATCTACAATGAGAAGATCCTCAAAGAGGGGGAGCAGCTAGTGGAGAGCATCTTCATCCAGAACAGCAAGCTGTATGTGTTCGGTTTGATCTTCAACAGCCTCACGCTGCTCCTGCACTCTGACTACCGTGACCTGACGCTGCACTGTGGCCTCTTCTACGGCCACAACATCTTCTCCATCACCCTGGTCTTCGTCACAGCCGCTCTAGGCCTGTCGGTGGCTTTCATTCTCAAGTTCCGCGATAACATGTTCCACGTTCTGACGGGCCAGATCACTACAGTCATCATCACtgcgctctctctcttcctATTTGACTTCCGCCCATCGATGGATTTCTTCCTGCAGGCGCCTATAGTACTATTAGCCATCTTTATCTATCACAGCAGCAAACTGAAAGATCCAGAGTACACTCTGCAGCAGGAGAGGCTCAGGGTCATCAATGGCGAGGTGTTTGAGAGGTCAAGAGGG